GCGCAGGCCGATTTCCTCAAATCCGCAGCCCCGGTATAAATCAATCGCACCCTGATTAGATAATCGCACCTCTAGTGATAAAGACGCTGCGCCGCGTTCGACGGCTGCCCGCTCCAGCGCCTGCATCAACAGCCGCCCGGCCCCGTGCCGCCGGAATCTGGGGTCAACCGCAACATTGGTGACATACGCTTCTTCCAGAACACAGTGCATTCCCGCGTAGCCAATCGTTTTACCACCGCATTCCGCTGCCAGGAAGCAGGCGGTCGGCTCCAGGAGTTCTGTTGCAAGGCCCTCGCGCGACCAAGGCTGAGAAAAGCAGAGCTGCTCCAACTCGGCCAGCGCGTCCAGATGCTGTTCCTGCATGGGGACAATGTGAATTTCAACT
Above is a window of Faecalispora anaeroviscerum DNA encoding:
- the rimI gene encoding ribosomal protein S18-alanine N-acetyltransferase gives rise to the protein MEQDKTVEIHIVPMQEQHLDALAELEQLCFSQPWSREGLATELLEPTACFLAAECGGKTIGYAGMHCVLEEAYVTNVAVDPRFRRHGAGRLLMQALERAAVERGAASLSLEVRLSNQGAIDLYRGCGFEEIGLRRGLYEQPKEDGLILTKTFC